The following are encoded together in the Kingella negevensis genome:
- a CDS encoding biopolymer transporter TolR yields the protein MLSKVANLPLPEEYQPYDAGDLDGLDHWQLEEDAYNCTVAQYWAQAARYFEKAIAEEKADPFEDEDQAICAIADMAVEMGRKFHQNQLAEYGLGRF from the coding sequence ATGCTAAGCAAAGTAGCTAATCTGCCATTGCCTGAAGAATATCAACCATACGACGCAGGCGATTTAGACGGCTTAGACCACTGGCAGCTAGAAGAAGATGCCTACAACTGCACAGTAGCCCAATACTGGGCGCAGGCAGCGCGATACTTTGAAAAAGCCATCGCAGAAGAAAAAGCCGACCCATTCGAAGACGAAGATCAAGCCATTTGTGCCATTGCCGATATGGCGGTGGAAATGGGTCGCAAGTTTCATCAAAACCAATTAGCAGAATACGGATTAGGGAGATTTTGA